The Plasmodium berghei ANKA genome assembly, chromosome: 12 genome contains a region encoding:
- a CDS encoding autophagy-related protein 18, putative yields the protein MVSLRLDNNRYIAFNQDYGCLCMANEKGFKIYNTNPFTQTYSRDLTDRNKNGLYIAEMLYRCNILAITGNKNDRKGKWAKNVLIIWDDRQMREIAKLTFSSNIIGVRLLREIIVVILEYKLCIYRLKDIILLETLNTTKNPSGLCCLSNIDKNIIIAYLSPIKGRVNIHIFEKNASENVHEELPYINFKTDLSIYAHDNPIGCINLSNDGKLLVTASTKGTIIRLFNTFDGSLLNEFRRGTKNAKILSLNISNDNNWLCLTSNRNTVHVFSIYKRNRPPRKVDIISKGKNISSHVMLNYEKESKNKKSSIKCLLPCHPYLNSDWSFSSYKIPGKKISSICAFVSDQNCIIVICSNGLIYKLRFNEHVGGEMLKISSHSFD from the exons atggtaTCATTAAGATTAGATAATAATAGATATATAGCTTTTAATCAAGATTATGGCTGTTTGTGTATGGCCAACGAAAAGGGATTTAAGATTTACAATACAAATCCTTTCACTCAAACGTATAGTAGAG aTTTAACTGATCGGAATAAAAATGGGTTATACATAGCAGAAATGCTTTATCGTTGCAATATTTTAGCAATAACTGGAAACAAAAATGATAGAAAAGGAAAGTGGgcaaaaaatgttttaataatatggGATGATAGACAAATGAGAGAAATAGCAAAATTGACATTTTCATCAAACATTATCGGTGTGAGATTATTAAGAGAAATAATTGTGGTCATTTtagaatataaattatgtatatacaggttaaaagatataatattattagaaaCCCTGAATACAACAAAAAATCCATCAGGATTATGTTGCTTATCaaatattgataaaaatattattattgcaTATTTGTCACCTATAAAAGGTCGAGttaatattcatatatttgaaaaaaatgctaGTGAAAATGTTCATGAAGAACTCccttatataaattttaaaaccGATTTAAGTATATATGCTCATGATAATCCAATTGGATGTATAAATTTAAGTAATGATGGAAAACTATTAGTAACCGCTTCTACAAAGGGAACAATTATAAGATTATTTAATACTTTCGATGGAAGTTTATTAAACGAATTTAGAAGAGGTActaaaaatgcaaaaatattatcctTAAATATCagtaatgataataattggCTGTGTTTAACTTCAAATAGAAATACTGTACAtgtattttctatatataaaagaaatcgACCCCCAAGAAAAGTAGATATAATATctaaaggaaaaaatatatcttcaCATGTTATGctaaattatgaaaaagaatcaaaaaataaaaaatcatcTATTAAATGTTTATTACCTTGTCATCCGTACTTAAATAGCGATTGGAGtttttcatcatataaaatccctgggaaaaaaatatcatcaATTTGTGCATTTGTAAGTGACcaaaattgtattattgttatatgTTCAAATGGacttatttataaattgaGATTTAATGAGCATGTAGGAGGAGAAATGCTTAAAATATCTTCCCATAGCTTtgattaa
- a CDS encoding U3 small nucleolar RNA-associated protein 13, putative, with the protein MSVISSLEIDRKHSDFYDGDNNVYYSKEYELFLSLCNNNIYCFKVNDQKNAKSQSLYNVMYPTLVLESCIDIDDIKEDYYKKYSNKNCISLFNSIGHFYYSDKNVFLSTDDNNIHHYILVPNNLKKGNNENENDETDVNDESTEKNIYLYDYENGEDEKLYSYSYNWIYLKQKKIWKTNNINISCFSYNNIKYKKLIVGYINGLINVYNLNTYKLSLSYKIHNSRITNLKMYKNFIISADTTKNIFIYDIDKKEKIISCEDHMSGIVDFLFLAIKSRNDQIKIESQNMDEENIGKEYEEANIEGNDGEANNEEEEKDENENEEGSEKDESENEEEAEKDEGEEETLIGFISIGNDKIMNVWNLSALNLESEENFDRLKNEQNNINASNNKKRKNKKSSNVITQSPIKQIYLANDINNAIIIPSNIFKNKKSKLSIEDENIKWLILTHNNCGDLIFYNPLKGNIIYKFKENKYLINESNIIKLALLKHKLYIFREDSSILIYDIRSFKLIKIYACKLEGIFEMIFFNSNPKPIISGEHSKSSDEDEGSIHLKYGTETFESENRMKNKCAILIGDNIIRILNFEDNLISQKLLIGHEDVVSCIKISERNLLLFSGSNDKNIFVWNLKNNNCLYILKDNLYTINAIDVNLKKFPKILLVSVCEDSSLKLWNFSFNLDNLKDNKKKRKIDQIYDNEVIKSNFTIYPHKAMINDITISQNSKMIATCSKDKTIKLFEANTLKLISSLEGHTKSVQNICFSKTSNLLYSSTYESIRIWDINTYQCLKNIQSLDFNITKMLILNDNCMINGYSNGNISIINIKNSEKVSTINYHNDKIFCLQSYNNNNEIVSSSINGDLIFFKNVSEKKVSENIYERKQNIYYENCLENLIKENKINESLLICLKLNKKFKFKTIIENYLNSYTFNILNILKQFEYEYGIRRIMERTKNHPNSIPIKKETSYYKDEEMSNKLLNANDQKTNISIDNSNIGLINTNIEENKLKSLYYDDSKITNIQNHLENADILEKYIYTKLSELESYKSDKLVNNENRVTKENHAMFKDPDQRKISESLFSKQGKEDDEKNNNEEDKNNDENFVMFLKKMKTTSEHSYFLYLNKLMDFISFFVMNHRFAYIANFLLNSLIKYISYSDICKINNYQRFFDIYNSYIPRHKNRYLKDLQKSKCFELININYYKGDIKMMN; encoded by the exons ATGTCGGTAATTTCTAGTTTGGAAATCGATAGGAAGCATTCTGACTTTTACGATGGTGATAACaatgtatattattcaaaggaatatgaattatttttaagtttgtgtaacaataatatttattgtttcAAAGTTAATGatcaaaaaaatgcaaaatcTCAAAGTTTATATAACGTTATGTATCCAACTCTCGTTTTGGAATCATGCATAGATATTGACGACATAAAAGAagattattataaaaaatattcaaacaaaaattgtatatccttatttaattctatagggcatttttattattctgataaaaatgtttttttatcaacAGATGATAACAATAttcatcattatattttagttcctaataatttaaaaaaaggaaataatgagaatgaaaatgatgaaacGGATGTAAATGATGAGAGTAcagagaaaaatatttatttatatgattatgaaaatggtgaagatgaaaaattatatagttATAGTTACAACTGGATATATCtaaagcaaaaaaaaatatggaaaacaaataatattaacatatCATGTTTTAgctataataatataaaatataaaaaattaattgtGGGATATATTAATGGTCTGATTAAcgtatataatttaaacacatataaattatcattatctTATAAAATCCATAACAGTAGAATTactaatttaaaaatgtacaaaaattttattattagcGCAGAtacaacaaaaaatatttttatttatgatatagacaagaaagaaaaaattatatcatGTGAAGACCATATGAGTGGAATAGTggattttctttttttggCAATTAAAAGTAGAAACGATCAAATAAAGATTGAATCACAAAATATGGACGAAGAAAATATAGGGAAAGAGTATGAAGAAGCAAACATTGAGGGGAACGATGGAGAGgcaaataatgaagaagaagaaaagGATGAGAATGAGAATGAGGAGGGATCAGAAAAAGATGAGAGTGAGAATGAGGAAGAAGCAGAAAAAGATGAGGGAGAAGAAGAAACATTGATAGGATTTATTAGTATAggtaatgataaaattatgaacgTATGGAATTTAAGCGCCTTAAATTTGGAAAGTGAAGAAAATTTCGACAGACTTAAAAATGAGCAGAATAACATCAATgctagtaataataaaaagagaaagaataaaaaaagtagtAATGTAATTACACAAAGTCcaattaaacaaatttatctagcaaatgatataaataatgctATAATTATACCTtcgaatatttttaaaaataaaaaaagtaaactAAGTATAgaagatgaaaatataaaatggtTAATACTTACCCATAACAATTGTGGggatttaattttttataatccattaaaaggaaatataatatataaatttaaagaaaataaatatctaATTAATGAAagtaatataattaaacttgctttattaaaacacaagttatatatatttagagAAGACAGTTCGATATTAATTTATGATATAAGAAgctttaaattaataaaaatatatgcatgtaaATTGGAAGGAATTTTTgaaatgatattttttaattcaaaCCCTAAGCCTATAATTAGTGGCGAACATAGTAAAAGTAGTGATGAAGATGAGGGTTCAatacatttaaaatatggtACAGAAACATTCGAATCAGAGAATagaatgaaaaataaatgcgCAATTTTAATAGGAGATAACATTATAagaatattaaattttgagGATAATTTAATTTCACAAAAATTGCTAATTGGACATGAAGATGTTGTATCATGCATTAAAATAAGCGAAAGAAACCTTCTTTTATTTAGTGGAtctaatgataaaaatatatttgtatggaatttaaaaaataataattgcttatatatattaaaagacAATTTATATACTATTAATGCTATTGATgttaatttgaaaaaatttcCAAAAATATTACTAGTTAGTGTTTGTGAAGATAGTAGTTTAAAACTCTGGAacttttcatttaatttagataatttaaaagataataaaaaaaaaagaaaaatcgATCAAATTTATGATAATGAGGTTATTAAAAGCAATTTTACTATATACCCTCATAAGGCTATGATAAATGACATAACAATATCACAAAATTCGAAG ATGATTGCTACTTGCAGCAAAGATAAgacaataaaattattcgAGGCGAATACTCTAAAATTGATATCATCTTTAGAAGGACATACAAAATCAgttcaaaatatatgcttTTCTAAAACAAGCAATCTTTTGTATAGTAGTACATATGAAAGTATAAGAATATGGGATATTAACACATACCAGTGcctaaaaaatattcaaagtcttgattttaatattacaaaaatgCTAATATTAAATGACAATTGTATGATTAATGGATACAGTAATGGGAATATaagtattataaatataaaaaatagtgaaAAAGTATCAACTATTAATTAtcataatgataaaatattttgtctACAGAgttacaataataataatgaaattgtTTCTTCTTCTATTAATGGagatttaattttttttaaaaatgtaagcgaaaaaaaagttagtgaaaatatttatgagagaaaacaaaatatatattatgaaaattgtttagaaaatttaataaaagaaaataagaTTAATGAATCGCTACTTATTTGTTTAAagttaaataaaaagtttaaGTTTAAAACAATCATAgagaattatttaaattcttatacatttaatatattaaatatattaaaacaatttGAATATGAATATGGTATAAGAAGAATAATGGAGAGAACTAAAAATCACCCCAATTCAATACCTATTAAAAAGGAAACAAGCTATTATAAAGATGAAGAAATGTccaataaattattaaatgcaAATGATCAAAAAACTAATATATCTATAGATAACTCCAACATCGgtttaataaatacaaatatcgaagaaaataaattaaagaGCTTATATTATGACGATTCTAAAATTACTAATATTCAAAATCATTTAGAAAATGCTGatatattagaaaaatacatttatacaaaattgTCAGAATTGGAATCTTATAAATCGGATAAGTTagtaaataatgaaaataggGTTACAAAAGAAAACCACGCAATGTTTAAAGATCCCGATCAAAGAAAAATTAGTGAATCGCTTTTTTCAAAACAAGGAAAAGAAGacgatgaaaaaaataataatgaagaagataaaaataatgatgaaaattttgttatgtttttaaaaaaaatgaaaaccACAAGTGAGCATTCTTACTTTTTGTACCTTAACAAATTAATggattttatttctttttttgttatgaATCATAGATTTGCATATATAGCTAACTTTCTTCTAAATAgcttaattaaatatatcagTTATTCTGATATATGCAAGATTAACAATTACCAGcgtttttttgatatttacAACAGTTACATACCAAGACATAAAAATAGATATTTAAAGGATTTACAAAAATCGAAATGCTTTGagttaataaatataaattactACAAAGGGGATATTAAAATGATGAATTAA
- a CDS encoding zinc finger protein, putative translates to MNVLPLFHICSSFQLNNCLDPKNIYENFICSVCLDLFDTPVTTSCNHICCYKCMYYSLLHRRICPICKKIIKYDELKKISGKLKKEYEQLRIKCPLCNEEIRIKNQKKHFSVCKYKKCKNYILGCEYFDEKGKIEMHEEECEHRLINCSSCSNLFHYKNIVFVLSLKEKYELNIRFPYTYYSYYYNLLLNTNFNFFNYNYCINKNIHSNNYISRKIQIFKKLQYNLDHHLFSVNDKNNISIPINRNIPLSVCNHNIYYRTNNSNHTNNCDNNNNVEHKIVGVENNTNANNNSPNLHEGESNIPNTKFTCNGNAHTPLNNNANNFSLTTFLRNHADLESNIANGIDESNIEIVSNFGDSIGIRRFADINCFNDDDHNYIDNTNFIRDYSDVERIGEKKYLCGEYYMREKDRHIEKDISNCSSEDSSNEEPSAEEYLDILPLRKTYNFNEKNSKDTLIIIKELFQFDNINLSSIYVDNKDIFLCNKNCFINTIKNLKDELDKSLTLLYVSCCIGMPIMFSLGYMSFLTTKGFFKLSFLITTTFINLSRKIFNNLFK, encoded by the exons ATGAACGTGCTTCCACTTTTTCACATTTGCTCATCCTTTCAACTAAATAATTGCTTAGATcccaaaaatatatatgaaa ACTTTATCTGCTCTGTGTGCTTAGATTTATTCGATACCCCTGTAACAACTTCGTGCAATCACATATG CTGTTACAAATGTATGTATTATTCTCTGCTTCATAGAAGAATTTGTCctatatgcaaaaaaataattaaatatgatGAATTGAAAAAGATATCAG gaaaattaaaaaaagaatatgaGCAGTTAAGAATAAAATGCCCTTTATGCAATGAAGaaataagaataaaaaatcaaaaaaaacactTTAGTGTGTgcaaatacaaaaaatgtaaaaattatatattaggATGTGAATATTTTGATGAAAAAGGTAAAATAGAAATGCATGAAGAAGAGTGTGAACATAGATTAATAAATTGTTCAAGTTGTTCTAATCTGtttcattataaaaatatagtttttgtattatcattaaaaGAGAAATATGAACTTAATATAAGATTtccatatacatattattcgtattattataatttattattaaatacaaattttaatttttttaattataattactgtataaataaaaatatacatagtaataattatatatcgagaaaaattcaaatttttaaaaaacttcaatataatttagatcaccatttattttctgttaatgataaaaataatatatctatCCCAATAAACAGAAATATTCCTTTGAGTGTTTGTAaccataatatatattatagaaCTAACAATAGCAATCACACAAATAATTGtgacaataataataatgttgaacataaaatagttggtgtagaaaataatacaaatgcaaataataattcacCGAATTTACATGAAGGGGAGTCAAATATACcaaatacaaaatttacATGCAATGGGAATGCTCACACACCCcttaataataatgctAACAATTTTTCTCTAACCACATTCTTGCGAAATCATGCAGATTTAGAATCGAATATAGCAAACGGTATTGATGAATCTAACATTGAGATAGTAAGCAATTTTGGTGATTCAATTGGAATTCGACGATTCGCTGATATTAACTGTTTTAATGATGATgatcataattatatagaCAATACTAATTTTATTAGGGATTATAGTGATGTAGAACGGATaggggaaaaaaaatatctcTGTGGAGAATATTATATGCGCGAAAAAGATAGACACATAGAAAAAGATATTTCAAATTGCTCTTCAGAAGATAGCAGTAATGAAGAGCCAAGTGCTGAAGAATATTTAGATATATTACCATTAAGAAAAACATACAATTttaacgaaaaaaatagtaaagatacactaataataataaaagaattgtttcaatttgataatattaatttaagtAGCATTTATGTGgataataaagatatatttctttgtaataaaaactgttttattaatacaATTAAAAACCTTAAAGATGAATTAGATAAATCTCTAACTCTATTATATGTTTCGTGCTGTATTGGAATGCCTATAATGTTCTCACTTGGATATATGAGTTTTCTTACAACTAAGggtttttttaaactttCCTTTTTGATAACCACTACTTTCATCAATTTATCACgtaaaattttcaataatttattcaaataa